Proteins encoded by one window of bacterium:
- a CDS encoding vitamin B12-dependent ribonucleotide reductase codes for MKIDRYFTREDESPYSRIPFAKRVSEIRNPDGSVVFKLDNIEVPESWSQVAVDILAQKYFRKAGVPLTDEQGNPSLDADGQQKTGGETDARQVFHRLAGCWRHWGEKHGYFESAADAKAFYDELCYMLATQIAAPNSPQWFNTGLNWAYGISGKPQGHYYVDPVTHTLTESKNAYEHPQPHACFIQSISDDLVNEGGIMDLWVREARLFKYGSGTGTNFSNLRGSAEPLSGGGQSSGLMSFLKIGDRAAGAIKSGGTTRRAAKMVCLDLDHPDILDFIDWKVVEEQKVASLVAGSKVIKQQLKAIVEAARVSGTNGNSVYETDPHRNQKLRDAIRLARRLAVPPGYIQKVLDLAKQGFTDIQFSEYDTDWDSEAYLTVSGQNSNNSVRIANSFFERLKDGKDWELKARTDGKVIKTISSGQLWDKITYSAWACADPGVQYDTTINEWHTCPDDGRINASNPCSEYMFLDDTACNLASINLIKFVDADGNFDIKGYLHAIRIWTVVLEISVLMASYPSRVIAQKSYEFRTLGLGYANLGTVLMRMGIPYDSPQGYALCGAISALLTGGAYMASAEMAKEQGAFPAFYRNRDAMLRVMRNHRRAAYNSDKSEYESLTIKPIGINPNYLSEEMVKAARQVWDRAIELGEVYGYRNAQSTVIAPTGTIGLLMDCDTTGIEPDFALVKFKKLAGGGYFKIINNSVPEALRRLGYSEEQTNAIITYATGTRTLRQAPFINHESLRAKGFGDEEIDKLESSLENVFDITFAFNKHILGEDFVHHSLGFGEDQTDRWDFNLLRELGFTKEQIEAANEYCCGTMTLEGAPLLQDKHLPIFDCANKCGRKGTRFIQYEAHIRMMAAAQPFISGAISKTINMPAEATIDDVKKAYRLSWETMNKAVALYRDGSKLSQPLNSALLDDEHEEVHTPLSVSAASQKMAEKVIYRYLAKRRKLPHRRGGYTQKAEVGGHKIYLRTGEYNDGTLGEIFLDMHREGAAFRSLMNCFAIAISLGLQHGVPLEEFVEAFLFARFEPNGMVDGNKSIKRSTSIIDYIFRELAITYLGRQDLAHVTEDDLRSDTIGTPGDEGIEYEAEEPAPFASAPQSATASRKADDIHTTHLTFKKDADGNGHGNGGNGKANGGNGHGKSMDATAPAPKGGRTEAVFAYVATPDSGSEGDQRLHQIRNARLRGYEGDMCRECGQFTMVRNGTCLKCDTCGSTSGCS; via the coding sequence GTGAAAATAGATCGTTACTTTACGCGCGAAGATGAATCACCGTACAGCCGGATCCCCTTTGCTAAACGTGTCTCGGAGATCCGCAATCCCGATGGTTCCGTCGTCTTCAAACTCGACAATATCGAGGTCCCCGAAAGCTGGTCCCAGGTAGCTGTCGATATTCTGGCTCAAAAGTACTTCCGTAAAGCCGGTGTTCCGCTGACCGACGAGCAAGGCAATCCGAGCCTTGACGCCGACGGACAGCAGAAAACCGGTGGCGAAACGGATGCCCGCCAGGTGTTCCATCGTCTCGCCGGTTGCTGGCGACATTGGGGAGAAAAGCACGGCTATTTCGAGTCCGCCGCGGATGCCAAAGCATTCTACGACGAACTCTGCTATATGCTCGCGACCCAGATCGCCGCGCCCAATTCCCCGCAGTGGTTTAATACCGGCCTCAACTGGGCGTACGGTATCTCCGGCAAACCGCAGGGTCACTATTATGTCGACCCGGTCACACACACGTTGACCGAATCAAAGAATGCCTATGAACACCCCCAGCCCCATGCCTGCTTCATTCAATCGATCTCCGATGATCTGGTGAACGAAGGCGGCATTATGGATCTCTGGGTGCGTGAGGCCCGCCTCTTTAAGTATGGCTCCGGTACCGGCACCAACTTCTCGAATCTGCGTGGCTCTGCCGAACCGCTCTCCGGCGGCGGCCAGTCCTCCGGTTTGATGTCGTTCCTCAAGATCGGCGACCGCGCCGCTGGCGCAATCAAGTCCGGTGGCACCACCCGTCGTGCCGCCAAGATGGTCTGCCTCGACCTGGATCACCCGGACATCCTCGACTTCATCGACTGGAAAGTGGTCGAAGAACAGAAAGTCGCTTCCCTCGTCGCCGGCTCCAAAGTCATCAAGCAGCAGCTTAAGGCTATTGTTGAGGCCGCCCGAGTCTCCGGCACCAACGGTAACTCGGTCTATGAAACAGACCCGCACCGCAATCAGAAACTTCGCGACGCTATCCGGCTTGCTCGACGTCTCGCCGTTCCGCCAGGTTACATCCAGAAAGTTCTCGACCTGGCCAAACAAGGCTTTACCGATATCCAGTTCTCCGAATATGATACCGATTGGGACTCCGAAGCCTACTTGACTGTCTCCGGACAGAACTCAAACAACTCGGTTCGTATTGCCAATAGCTTCTTTGAGCGTCTCAAAGATGGAAAAGACTGGGAGCTGAAAGCCCGCACCGACGGCAAGGTCATCAAAACGATCTCTTCCGGTCAACTCTGGGATAAGATCACCTACTCTGCCTGGGCTTGTGCCGATCCCGGCGTCCAGTACGACACCACCATCAATGAATGGCATACCTGCCCCGATGATGGCCGGATCAACGCGTCCAATCCTTGCTCGGAATATATGTTCCTCGATGATACCGCTTGCAACCTCGCCTCGATCAACCTGATCAAGTTCGTGGATGCCGATGGTAACTTCGACATCAAGGGCTACCTGCATGCGATCCGTATCTGGACCGTCGTCCTCGAGATCTCCGTCCTGATGGCCTCATATCCGTCGCGTGTCATCGCCCAGAAGTCATACGAATTCCGCACTCTCGGCCTCGGCTATGCCAACCTCGGCACAGTCCTGATGCGCATGGGAATCCCGTATGATTCTCCGCAAGGCTACGCGCTCTGCGGTGCGATCTCCGCTCTCCTGACCGGTGGCGCCTACATGGCCTCCGCCGAAATGGCCAAAGAACAGGGAGCCTTCCCGGCCTTCTACCGCAACCGCGATGCCATGCTTCGCGTCATGCGCAACCATCGCCGCGCCGCCTACAACTCGGACAAGTCCGAGTACGAATCCCTCACTATCAAGCCGATCGGCATCAACCCGAACTATCTCTCCGAAGAGATGGTCAAGGCCGCCCGTCAGGTCTGGGACAGAGCGATCGAACTTGGCGAGGTCTACGGCTATCGCAATGCCCAGTCGACCGTCATCGCCCCAACCGGCACGATCGGCCTTCTCATGGATTGCGACACCACCGGGATCGAGCCGGATTTCGCCCTCGTGAAATTCAAAAAACTCGCCGGCGGTGGCTATTTCAAGATCATCAACAATTCGGTTCCTGAAGCGCTCCGTCGCCTTGGTTATTCCGAAGAACAGACCAATGCGATCATCACCTACGCCACCGGCACCCGAACCCTTCGCCAGGCGCCGTTCATCAATCATGAATCGCTCCGTGCCAAAGGCTTCGGCGATGAAGAGATCGACAAACTCGAAAGCTCATTAGAAAACGTCTTCGATATCACCTTCGCCTTCAACAAGCATATCCTCGGCGAAGATTTCGTTCATCACAGCCTTGGCTTTGGCGAAGATCAGACCGACCGCTGGGACTTCAATCTCCTCCGCGAACTCGGCTTCACCAAAGAGCAGATCGAAGCCGCCAATGAATACTGCTGCGGCACGATGACCCTCGAGGGCGCCCCGCTGTTGCAGGACAAACATCTCCCCATCTTTGACTGCGCCAATAAGTGCGGTCGCAAGGGGACCCGCTTCATTCAGTATGAAGCGCATATCCGGATGATGGCCGCCGCTCAGCCCTTCATCTCCGGCGCTATCTCCAAAACGATCAACATGCCGGCCGAGGCGACCATTGACGATGTCAAGAAGGCCTACCGTCTCTCGTGGGAAACCATGAACAAGGCGGTCGCACTCTATCGCGATGGCTCCAAGCTCTCTCAGCCGCTCAATTCCGCTCTGCTAGATGACGAGCATGAAGAGGTTCACACGCCGCTCTCCGTCTCTGCCGCCTCGCAGAAGATGGCCGAGAAAGTTATCTATCGCTATCTCGCGAAACGCCGCAAACTGCCGCATCGCCGTGGTGGCTATACCCAGAAAGCCGAAGTCGGTGGACACAAGATCTACCTTCGCACCGGCGAATACAATGACGGCACGCTTGGCGAGATCTTCCTCGACATGCATCGCGAAGGCGCCGCCTTCCGTTCGCTGATGAACTGCTTCGCTATCGCCATCTCGCTCGGACTCCAGCATGGCGTCCCGCTCGAAGAGTTCGTCGAGGCTTTCCTCTTTGCTCGCTTTGAGCCGAACGGCATGGTCGATGGCAACAAGTCGATCAAGCGTTCCACTTCGATCATTGATTACATCTTCCGCGAACTGGCGATCACCTACCTCGGCCGCCAGGATCTCGCGCACGTCACCGAAGATGACCTGCGCTCGGATACCATCGGCACCCCCGGTGACGAAGGGATCGAATACGAAGCTGAAGAACCGGCGCCGTTCGCGTCGGCTCCTCAGTCCGCTACTGCCTCGAGAAAAGCTGATGACATACATACAACCCACTTGACGTTCAAGAAGGACGCCGACGGCAACGGCCATGGAAACGGCGGGAACGGCAAGGCAAATGGAGGAAATGGTCATGGTAAGTCGATGGACGCGACGGCTCCAGCTCCAAAAGGCGGCCGCACGGAGGCGGTGTTTGCATATGTCGCAACTCCAGATTCAGGTTCCGAAGGAGACCAAAGACTCCACCAGATCCGAAACGCGCGGCTAAGAGGATACGAGGGTGACATGTGTCGAGAATGCGGACAGTTTACGATGGTCCGCAACGGTACCTGTCTGAAGTGCGACACCTGCGGCTCCACTAGCGGCTGCAGTTGA
- a CDS encoding protoheme IX farnesyltransferase, with the protein MITRLRHYIQLTKPTIMLLVLFTGGTALVMEGSLLHEPLKFFLVLVGLYLTGGSANALNQYFEREIDAKMERTARRRPLPLHFLGPKEALIFAVTIGVIGVLLFGYFFNWLTALMSLATLLFYALFYTLFLKPHTWHNIVIGGAAGAMAPVGAWAAATGQTAVAPWLLFLIIFLWTPPHFWALALYCKEDYIKARLPMLPVIKGDDATFRQIMIYTYALILVSLALFAVGAGWLYLIVAVGLGGYLVKKALVARRLKTVPAMRGLFGFSIVYLFGLFLALIADILVARSI; encoded by the coding sequence ATGATAACCAGGCTCCGCCATTATATCCAACTGACCAAGCCGACCATTATGTTGCTGGTGTTGTTCACCGGCGGGACCGCCTTGGTGATGGAGGGGAGTCTGCTGCATGAGCCACTGAAGTTTTTCCTGGTGCTGGTCGGCCTCTATTTGACCGGGGGGAGCGCCAACGCGCTCAATCAATATTTCGAGCGAGAGATCGATGCCAAGATGGAGCGGACAGCGCGCCGTCGTCCGTTGCCCCTGCATTTCCTGGGGCCGAAAGAGGCGCTGATCTTTGCGGTGACGATCGGGGTGATCGGAGTGCTGCTGTTCGGCTACTTCTTTAATTGGCTGACCGCGCTGATGTCGCTGGCGACCCTGCTTTTCTACGCGCTTTTCTACACGCTATTTCTCAAGCCGCACACGTGGCATAATATAGTGATCGGCGGCGCAGCGGGGGCGATGGCTCCGGTTGGGGCTTGGGCGGCAGCGACCGGTCAGACGGCGGTGGCCCCCTGGTTGCTTTTCCTGATCATTTTCCTCTGGACCCCGCCACACTTCTGGGCGCTGGCGCTTTATTGCAAAGAAGATTACATCAAGGCCCGCTTACCAATGTTGCCGGTGATCAAGGGGGATGATGCGACATTCCGTCAGATCATGATCTATACCTATGCGCTTATCCTGGTCAGCCTGGCGCTTTTTGCCGTCGGGGCGGGGTGGCTTTATTTGATAGTGGCGGTCGGGTTGGGCGGATACCTGGTAAAGAAGGCGCTGGTAGCGCGCCGTCTCAAGACGGTGCCGGCCATGCGCGGTCTGTTTGGATTTTCGATCGTCTACCTGTTCGGGCTATTTCTGGCGCTGATCGCGGATATTCTGGTCGCACGGTCGATCTAA
- a CDS encoding cytochrome c3 family protein, with protein sequence MAQIFPKWTNQLPPMLAGGAVCLLTAVTLFFWYYGSPSYTDVGYRPKQPVPYSHKVHAGDLGMDCRYCHTGVEKSFEANVPPTQTCMNCHKLVLPESAKLLPVRESFASGMPIQWVRVHKIPDFAFFDHSAHLHAGVGCASCHGNVADMEEVQLVKPLSMGWCLDCHRNPDMHLRPVNEITNMKWMPPADQLEFAARVKKEKGINPPQDCSGCHR encoded by the coding sequence ATGGCTCAGATATTTCCGAAATGGACCAATCAACTTCCGCCAATGCTGGCCGGAGGGGCTGTCTGTCTACTGACAGCAGTAACGCTTTTCTTCTGGTATTACGGATCACCCAGTTACACGGATGTCGGTTATCGGCCAAAACAGCCGGTCCCGTACAGCCATAAGGTGCATGCCGGGGATCTGGGGATGGACTGCCGTTACTGCCACACCGGAGTAGAGAAGTCGTTTGAGGCGAATGTACCTCCCACACAGACTTGCATGAATTGCCACAAGCTGGTGCTCCCCGAGAGTGCCAAGCTGTTGCCGGTTCGTGAGAGCTTTGCGAGCGGCATGCCAATCCAGTGGGTGCGTGTCCACAAGATCCCGGATTTTGCATTTTTCGATCACTCAGCGCATTTGCATGCGGGCGTGGGGTGCGCTTCCTGTCACGGCAATGTTGCCGACATGGAAGAGGTTCAGTTAGTGAAACCGCTTAGTATGGGCTGGTGCCTGGATTGCCATCGCAATCCGGATATGCACCTTCGCCCGGTCAATGAGATCACCAATATGAAGTGGATGCCCCCAGCCGATCAGTTGGAGTTTGCCGCCCGGGTCAAAAAGGAGAAAGGGATCAATCCACCGCAGGATTGTTCAGGATGTCACCGATGA